One part of the Glycine max cultivar Williams 82 chromosome 14, Glycine_max_v4.0, whole genome shotgun sequence genome encodes these proteins:
- the LOC100788696 gene encoding histone H3.3 — MARTKQTARKSTGGKAPRKQLATKAARKSAPTTGGVKKPHRYRPGTVALREIRKYQKSTELLIRKLPFQRLVREIAQDFKTDLRFQSHAVLALQEAAEAYLVGLFEDTNLCAIHAKRVTIMPKDIQLARRIRGERA, encoded by the exons ATGGCTCGTACCAAGCAAACCGCTCGCAAATCCACCGGTGGGAAGGCTCCTAGGAAGCAACTCGCCACCAag GCTGCAAGAAAATCTGCACCTACCACCGGTGGAGTCAAGAAGCCTCATCGCTATCGTCCTGGAACTGTTGCTCTTCG TGAGATCCGAAAATACCAAAAGAGCACAGAGCTTCTGATCCGCAAGCTCCCCTTTCAGCGTCTTGTTCGTGAAATCGCGCAAGACTTCAAG ACTGATTTGAGGTTCCAGAGTCACGCGGTTCTTGCGCTTCAGGAAGCTGCGGAGGCTTACTTGGTGGGTTTGTTTGAAGACACCAACCTTTGTGCGATCCACGCCAAGAGAGTGACCATCATGCCCAAGGACATTCAACTCGCACGCCGCATCCGTGGAGAACGTGCTTAG